Proteins encoded together in one Triticum dicoccoides isolate Atlit2015 ecotype Zavitan chromosome 7B, WEW_v2.0, whole genome shotgun sequence window:
- the LOC119342111 gene encoding cytosolic sulfotransferase 10-like codes for MSMSMMPLSTDACATAIGELDITSLPLETRFPPFRLRQYGGFWLLEKFLQGVPAVHSIFEPRPSDVLLASFPKCGTTWLKALAFATRNRAEHPLRGLDHPLRRRNPHDIVQYLELQYAQSMGHVVAALPSPRMLSTHLPYSLLPGRITAEESGCRIVYICRDPKDAFVSSWFFTKKTVAAAAARARTGEEPPPYTFEEAFELFCDGICVSGPQWRHVLGYWEASRRQPEKVLFLRYEEMLRNPESNVKKLAEFMGCAFSVQEEATGVVQDIVELCSLESLKNMDVNKSGSHGPLAHESFFRKGVPGDWSNHITPAMAERLDKIVEDALQGSGFTFDVREASA; via the coding sequence ATGAGCATGAGCATGATGCCATTGTCCACGGATGCCTGCGCCACCGCTATTGGCGAGCTTGACATCACCTCGCTTCCACTGGAGACGCGGTTCCCGCCGTTCCGTCTGAGGCAGTACGGCGGGTTCTGGCTGCTGGAGAAGTTCCTCCAGGGCGTTCCTGCCGTCCACTCCATCTTCGAGCCAAGGCCGTCGGACGTCCTCCTCGCCAGCTTCCCCAAGTGCGGCACCACCTGGCTCAAGGCCCTCGCCTTCGCCACGCGCAACCGGGCCGAGCACCCGCTGCGTGGCCTCGAccacccgctccgccgccgcaaCCCCCACGACATCGTCCAGTACTTGGAGCTGCAGTACGCGCAATCCATGGGCCACGTGGTGGCGGCGCTCCCTTCGCCACGCATGCTCTCGACACACCTGCCATACTCCCTCCTGCCAGGGCGCATCACTGCGGAGGAGTCCGGCTGCAGGATCGTCTACATCTGCCGGGACCCCAAGGACGCATTCGTCTCCTCGTGGTTCTTCACCAAGAAGACAGTGGCGGCCGCCGCTGCGAGAGCACGAACCGGCGAGGAGCCGCCGCCGTACACGTTCGAGGAGGCCTTCGAGCTGTTCTGTGATGGCATATGTGTCAGTGGCCCGCAGTGGCGCCACGTGCTGGGGTACTGGGAGGCGAGCAGGAGGCAGCCTGAGAAGGTGCTCTTCCTCCGGTACGAGGAGATGCTTCGGAACCCTGAGAGCAACGTGAAGAAGCTGGCGGAGTTCATGGGGTGCGCCTTCTCCGTCCAGGAGGAGGCAACCGGGGTCGTGCAGGACATCGTGGAGCTGTGCAGCCTCGAGAGTCTCAAGAACATGGACGTGAACAAGAGTGGCAGCCATGGTCCATTGGCGCACGAGTCCTTCTTCAGGAAGGGTGTGCCCGGGGACTGGAGCAACCACATCACTCCGGCCATGGCGGAGAGGCTGGATAAGATCGTCGAGGACGCGCTGCAAGGCTCGGGATTCACCTTTGACGTCAGAGAGGCGTCTGCATGA